Within the Arachis duranensis cultivar V14167 chromosome 10, aradu.V14167.gnm2.J7QH, whole genome shotgun sequence genome, the region aaaaattaataattaaattatttttttctaagatacctatttttcaataattttttaattattaaattatgattttactaaaatttttgttaacaattatttttatatttactattaatttttttatattaatatatattattttaatattaaataaaaaaatcttaccactggtaatatgtataacaattaatatttattgatattgaaaaataatcttactaaaattttttatttaatgttaaaataatatatagatatcgaaaaattaatagtaaaatataaacaaattgttaacaaaaattttggtaaaattataatttaataattaaaaaattattaaagggtatttaaaaaaataacataattattaaattttttaaaaatacaatttaatcaataaaaaataatttattaaagaatattttattaagcaaaatttaataataaaaaataaaatttttgctaatgaatatttttttaaaaaataattttttttcttaaaaaatggataaagttaacattagttaacacaaaaagtttaaaatggattaaaaatgaggttttttaaaagttagaagggagggaaatgtacatttataaaatagaggggAGGGGAGTGTCATTTTAGCATCTCACAGGGGAGGGGAGTGAAATTTTctctaaaaaatacaaaagattCAACCTTTGGAATCGGAAAAAAATTAGGAAAAGTAGGTTAATTTTTGGCAACGGTGGAGGAAGAGAACATGTTTTTGATCATGCTCGTTCTGGATTTGTGTTGATTATGGCAAAAATTTTACTACAGTAAAAAAGGAATTTGTTGGTAGAGAGAGGATGGagatgataaaccactattttatgatatgtgcttaaattgaatgattttatcaactcttcacccacttattcatatgaatttgcatgattttacaattccttccttatgattttacatatgagaaaaacatgtttcctatgctttaaaattattaaatttaattattctttattaccattcgatgccgtgatttgtgtgtcaAGTACTTTCAGAttttatagggtaggaatgacttaaaggatggaaagaaaacatacaaaaatggaaggaaagcacaaattggagtTTTTGGAGAAACTGACAGTGACGcatccgcatggacgacgcaaaCGCGTGCTTTGCGTAAATTGGCATCGACGCGAGCGCATAaatgatgcgaacgcgtgactcGCGAAACACAACtaacgcggacgcatgactgacgcgaccgcgtggaagagcaacacttcagatgacgcgaccgcgtgacccatgcgGATGCGTGAcctacgcggacgcgtgacgtgcgcaatctgcagaatttgcTGAAGTCGGCCCCAGCGACTTCTGGACCTTTTTTTGGTCCAGATCcaaacccagagaacacagattaaagggcTATAATGGAGGGATCCATCAATTCATCAAGGGAGTAGACACTGGATACatcatacaacatacattcatacatagttttaggatttagatatagtttttagagagagaggctctctcctctctcttaggattaagattaggattCCTCTGAAAGGATTTAGGAATACTTTCATCTTCTTtatctcaggttcaatgttctttttatttattttctcttttatttgtttatgaacttttcatgttaggattttcttaactaatataatttgaggtatttcagactcatgattgctttcttctatttattatataaataatttagattttctccttttggctttggttgattaatttgtgactcttgagttgtcaaactcatcgtgattgataattgttacctttgctgattaatttagattcctataactctagtctttccttaaggagttgactaggactttaggtgttaaattgatttgtccacttaacttaccttcatagttagaggttgacttagtaggagcaaaaatataattctaatcaccattgataaggataactaggataggacttccagttttcataccttgccaagagatttcttaGTTAGTAATTTGTTAATTCCCGCAatccatttctcttgttcaaaacccaaaaacactgtttttcataaccaatagtaaaacacacttccctgcaattccttgagaagacgacccgaggtttgaatacttcggtttataaattttattgggtttgttacttgtgacaaccaaacgtttgtaagaaaggattttctgttggtttagaagctatacctACAAcacaatcatatttttatatttctttaccgatagaaaatccgtTCTTCAGGAGACAAAAGAGGAGGGTGAGAAGATGGTAGACAAGATGAGAAAGTGGTGGAAGACGGTGAGGATGGAAATTATGCATATAAGgtatagataaataattaaattcataCTTTACTAATGTTTTTTAGATGTTTAACCTTAatagggacttaattgaaaaaaattaaatggtaTAGAgatttaattgaaaagaaaaaaatataaaaacctaattaaaaattagttagaacTATAAAAACAtgtagaataattaaatttttatataaccAACAAGAGACCAATAAGAATAACAGGCtctaaaagttaaaacaaaaataagttGCAAGGAGCTTTTTtgcaaaacaaagaaagaattttgatttatttcttaCTATCTAATcatgaataaaatatacaatCCTACTAGGTAACCAACAGAAAGTCCTGCCAATTTCTGACAATTCTTATTGGGTTGAACCCCAAAGCccaacacaataaaaaaagtcTTCTCCCATTTACCCTTTCTTACCCTAATTCATCTTTCCATCCTTTCACCGCCTCCACTTTTCACTACAGTCCCCCTTTCTGCACTTTCACAATTCCGCTCTCTACATCATCCATTCTTGACAATGAAAAAGTATCGCGCTGTCATTGTCGACAAACCACTCTGCGCCGTTTGACCAAGCAACACGTCACACTGCCTCCCTACAAAGCACTATGTTGCGCCGTCCAACGAAGCACCACGGCCGGTCATCATTTGCATCGCGACTGCCCTCCTACGCACAGCGTTACTGATCTCCTCCGTCCCTGCCTCCATGCCGCATCGCCACGTGACCACTGCCTCATCCTCTTCCCTTTCTTGAAATACCTGGATGTTTTCTTAATATGGACAAATGGATCGTTTTTATTATAGGATAGTGAAtatttcttttgtattttatatagATATTTCTTTTGTGGAGGTCTGCAATGGGGAAGGAAAGAAAACATGGTGCGCGGCGACAGCAACTCCATGGGATTGGGGCATGATCGTGAAGGTCAACGATGGGAAAGGAAAGAATACGTGATAATGGGGCGGTTTTTTTTTGTAACTGAACATAACACAAAGAAAAAGGACCTAAGAGAAAGAGTAGCACTCCTCTCTAATAATAATGTCTAAATTATTAGGGGACAGTAACCACTCTAAGTACACCTGCTTGTTTAAAGCAGCAGTCTTAGCCATTAAATCAGCCGCTCTGTTTGTTGTGCGCTGGATGAGCACTAAAGTAGTTGTCCAATTGCGCTGAAgcatctctttgattttgtcaAGCAGATCAAAGTCATTCGTAATCATGCTGGTTGTGTCTtgcaaaacaagaagaaacgcATCAAGATTATCAGTTTCACATATGATCTCTTTGCACTCGCAATCCCAAGCCATAACAAGCCATCTCCAAATATCATGAAACTCACAACAGAGAATACTAGAAAGAGTTCTGACAGAGTTTCAGGTTGGTTAGCAATTTGCCAAATTGCGGTAACACCCGATGAATCTGATGCCACTCTATGACGGCAAAATATATCAATGCCATCACACACCGCCATAACGTCGTATGACGAGGCTCCAACACCTCTAGATGCACAACCTGAAGTACCTCGGGAGAGCTATACGGCATCCAGATAAACTGCAAAAACATATCAACAACGTTAGGCCATATCGTGATTCGAAGTATGAAAGGTTACTTAAGTAAAGATAAGCGGTTAGTATACTCACATCCCTGGCCTGTAACAGGTCTATCCTCAGCCTCTATATCCGCACTTGAGCTCCCTTCTCGCTACCGGAAGGATTGTGACCTGACCACCTGCAACTCACATTGGTGTTATTACGAAAGAAAAGTATGACAAAATAGTATAACATTATAAGCGGACAtggaattaaataatttaactcgAAATAGAAAAGTTTGACAACAATACCTCGAGGCCAAGGGCCAGCTGAACTTATCATACCCAAGAGGTCTAAACCCAGGAAAGCGCCAAAAGATCCAAGACTGAAGTAACTGTAATGGGCCAGCTAACTTGACCACATGTCTGTTGGCCACTCAGTACATGCACCAGTACAACCACGCTAATGCTGCCGACCCCAGCTGTAGCCACCCATCTCCTCAGGTCTAGCCACATAGGGTAGCCATCTGATGTGAATACGGTTGCCGGACTTGTCGGTAAATAGTAGAGTGCCCAACAGCATCATGATATAAGCACGAGCATAGCGCCTCACTGTCTCTTCGTCGGCTCCCGCGGGGCACTCTCCAAAAGTCTCTTAGAACCAGGTGCAGTTCACTGCGAATTTCTGAATTTGGTTCGCAGGCGGTAAGACACCAAGCAACTCTTGGAACCACACCCAGGCTGGACGGCCACCCTGGATGTATATCTGAAAATCCGTCAGGCAACCACTGACGTAGCGTTCGTCGACCGGCAACCCCAACTGGTACGCCACGTCCTGTAGTGTGATCGTGTACTCACTGAACGACATGTGGAATGTGTTTTCTCCGGACGCCACCGCTCGATGAAAGCACTGACCAGGGGCTCATCCAATCTGAACCATCTATCGTTCAGTCTCGCAAGATGGTATAATCTAGCCATCTGTAATTACGGAACGTACCTCTCATCGAGGAACATGCCCTGCTGCCGCCGCATGCTCGATATGCATCGCTGGGGCTGCGCATAAGATGGACCGCATAATTACAACCACTTACAAAACTACTAACAACAGAAACCACTAACAGAGCAGTAACAGAAaacactaacataaaccactaacaaaaaTCACATGCAAAACCACTAGCATAAACCACATgcaaaaccactaacataaaccacatGCAAAACCACTAGCATAAACCACTTGCAAATCCActggcataaaccactaacataaagcactaacaaaaccactaacataaaccatcAAGAAAACCACAAACAAAACCACATAAATAAACCACATGCAAAatcactaacataaaccacatGCAAAACCACTTCCAATACCAataacataaaccactaacataaaaccACCAATAAAACCGCAAACAAAACCACTAAAATAAATCACTTGCAATActactaacataaaccactaacataaaccaccaacCAAAACACAAGCAAAATCACTAAAATAAACAACATGAAAAACCACTCACATAAACCACATGCAAAACCACTAAAATAAACCACAAAAAAACCTAACTACTAACCTCGTCGTTGATGACCCCAGCTATATGAGCAACTCCATCCAAACGATATAGTCTTTTCGGATCGTCCCCCATCGGCTAGGTATCCTGCTCGAGCCTTTGTCGGAGCAAATCTGAGTCGTTTTCTCTGGGATTTGGTGGGATATGAGAATAGAAAAGTGATTCGAATGAGGTGGGTTCGAACTCCTTATATAGCCGAATCCAGTGTAATTTGAAATAACTCCATTCGAATTACTACTAAAGGCAAAATATGAGTAATTTGAATCAACCAAATTCGAACTACTTGGGATTTCGTGCAAtggtgtaattcgaatcaacctgATTCGAATTAAGCaaagtgtaattcgaatcaggttgattcgaattagtgagtgtgtgcgtgtgtgtaattcgaattgacctaattcaaattacataaaaatatggtttaatttatttatgaacCAATTTTCGGTTTGGTTGATTTGTGTAATATTCTACTCCATTGGCTTAGTTACGTGATTTGCCCTTATATCCAAGTATATCATGTATAAATAACTTGAACTATTCAATCAGGAgtgtatgtgtatatatatataaaagtgagcttgaaataattttcttccctatcttttttattttttttttaacatagcTTGAACTATTTAAATGACTTATATTCAGACTATTTTAATACAGAATTTGGCAAGTGAGGATGCACAAAAAGCACAATATTTAGCACAGTTCACAAGAGTTTCAAGTAGGACTTGCAAAGTGAGCAAAGTAgcacaatatttaaaaatatattttttatcttaaattataaattttaaaccctaaatcctaaattctaaatcttccaatttttacaattaaaaaaaaatggactAATATTGGCtaatgaaaaattagttttatcaattatatttagataaaataaaataaaaatactttttattgatttattaaaaatttatcaagcacactaaaaaataaaaaatatctttttctattgaTTTAATAAGGCCCAAACAAATACTTAATCTTTAGGAAAATAGCAACTTTGAATGTAAATAGGCTGGTCTTTACTCTTTACTCTTTACTCTTTCGGACAAGAAGCAAATTAAATTTACATAACCTCGCCCCAAGAACAGTGGGGGTTAACAGGAAAAAAAAATGGTCCATTACAAGCCGCAAGGAATTAAATGCTGGTAATGTTGAAAACTAACAGCATTATATGGCGTGAGATCTAACTTACTTACAAAGCTAGGAGGATAAAATGTTAACAGATTTGGATATACATATACATGTAAAGCTATCTAGACACTAGACATGCTACATATGAAAATACATTAGAAAGTGAAGGTCTCATAAGAAGGCTACTAGAAGTTGGAATAGAAGAAACAAATAACAGTGCCAATGATGCCGGCATGAAATCGTCAAAGACGTAGCACCAGAAGGTTTGCGAGGAGCTGTTCCGGCAACAGCTGGGGCAACCGCATTCCCCTTAGTTCTCTGCTGCTCATCTGCCGGTAATGGGTTCGAGGCTGTCTCGTTTGGAGGCGAAAGGGGCATTGCCTTACCTAGATTGAGATCCTTACCTACAGATTCATATAGCATTTAAGCAAAAAGGGTTTCATAAAAAAAGGGACTTGGGGATACAGATTCActatgttttttaatttttaactttaagATTTAGAAGCATATAGATTTGAATAAAATCagcatttgattttttattcatatgataAGGAGAAACGACTCACAATTTGACCGTGACCATGCTAACTTCTTGTTTTCTTGATCAAATACCAACCGATATCCCGTCATGAAGTTCTCTGCAAAAGGTTATATTTATATTAGCTTTGGGGTCAAAATAAGTATCTTTTTATCCTATAGAATAGGGAGCAATCAATAGACTTTGCCATAGAAAATATGTAAACTTACGTCCTATTGTTCCCATATCCCCTTCAGCTGGCTCTATGGCTAAACAAAATGCAGTTGTTTTCTGCACAAAATGGATCAGTCCTCAGGATTTAGAGGACAACCAACATAACGAGgcgagaaaaaagaaaagaatcacTTAATCTATACCAACCTGATCGACATTGAATACAAACACAGGATTATAGACCACAAAGCTGTTATTCTGCTGGAACATGAGTGTTAAGGTGGGAATCTTTGGCAAGTCTTGTGAACTGAATGaacaaagattttaaaaaggaaaaaaaaaggagaaattaTAGCAATCATCCATTTAGGACATCCAAACATTGAGGAGAAAAGTACAAATGAGTGAGATAGAGTATATTCACCTAGAAGCATAACAATACTCCCAGGGAGTATCTTTGAAGGTAGCTCTTGAGGCATTTAGCTTTTTATCAAACTGCCACAAATATAACCATATTAAGCCAGCTGTGAAGGATTTACATAAGTACAAATGTACAATAACAACTAATAATTGTCTAcatcaaattctaaaaaacGAAGTACCTCCTCTGCTATGGATTCATACACATGCCCAggaagaaatgtaaatgatgtTCCACTATCAACCTGTGCTTTAAAACTTGTCATTTTGAGACAAGAATTCCCAATACAACATGTCTCCACTCCAATAATGTAGGTTGAACTAACAAGCAAATTCATCACAATTAGCATGATGGAGTTTTCTAAAGTACTTCAATGCAAAAGATTGAAAACTGACTTAAAGCACATAGATAGTTCCATACTATATTCCATCGAATGGCAAGAATGAAGTAGACTGTTGTTGGATGGATGATCCCTGGTCCCCAAAAAACATGCGACCAGAACCATCAGAATTAAAACATAAGGAAAAAGAATCATGGATTAGTCCTGATTTTGCAAGAATACTTGGAACTGAACTCTCCCCAGGTCCCAAACCCATGAGGCCATCCGGAGCTATCCCATCTAAATACCCGCCACTCTGCTTCATACCACACCTGCACTCGTCAAAAATGAAGtcggaaaaaataaaataacgtAAAATCAAGCAACTATTTCTAACACAGTGAAACAGAAACACCATCATTCATCAGGGGAATGATGTTTAGTAATTAAGATAGGAAAACGCAGTCA harbors:
- the LOC107469244 gene encoding aspartic proteinase-like protein 1 isoform X1, whose protein sequence is MRTRSVVAILLLSSLLLMLSPTAFPMPLQPSTFSAKLIHRFSRELNLVRHRSRSVPDRRTILYYQMLLQSDKIRLGARQLLFPSRGAKTMAPGNDFGWLHYTWIDIGTPSISFLVALDAGSDLLWVPCDCIQCAPLSASYYAPLDRDLNEYSPSRSRSSKPLSCSHQLCDPGSNCKSSKQQCPYTINYVSENTSSSGLLVEDILHLQSGGGGSAGGSNTSVQASVVIGCGMKQSGGYLDGIAPDGLMGLGPGESSVPSILAKSGLIHDSFSLCFNSDGSGRMFFGDQGSSIQQQSTSFLPFDGIYSTYIIGVETCCIGNSCLKMTSFKAQVDSGTSFTFLPGHVYESIAEEFDKKLNASRATFKDTPWEYCYASSSQDLPKIPTLTLMFQQNNSFVVYNPVFVFNVDQKTTAFCLAIEPAEGDMGTIGQNFMTGYRLVFDQENKKLAWSRSNCKDLNLGKAMPLSPPNETASNPLPADEQQRTKGNAVAPAVAGTAPRKPSGATSLTISCRHHWHCYLFLLFQLLVAFL
- the LOC107469244 gene encoding aspartic proteinase-like protein 1 isoform X2, whose product is MLVVICYGFHVIAYSALPCLPVTMPLWCSLMFGASIMQDRDLNEYSPSRSRSSKPLSCSHQLCDPGSNCKSSKQQCPYTINYVSENTSSSGLLVEDILHLQSGGGGSAGGSNTSVQASVVIGCGMKQSGGYLDGIAPDGLMGLGPGESSVPSILAKSGLIHDSFSLCFNSDGSGRMFFGDQGSSIQQQSTSFLPFDGIYSTYIIGVETCCIGNSCLKMTSFKAQVDSGTSFTFLPGHVYESIAEEFDKKLNASRATFKDTPWEYCYASSSQDLPKIPTLTLMFQQNNSFVVYNPVFVFNVDQKTTAFCLAIEPAEGDMGTIGQNFMTGYRLVFDQENKKLAWSRSNCKDLNLGKAMPLSPPNETASNPLPADEQQRTKGNAVAPAVAGTAPRKPSGATSLTISCRHHWHCYLFLLFQLLVAFL